The Immundisolibacter sp. DNA window GTGCTCGCCACGGATGAGCCCGTGCGTGGCGTGGTTCGCCGTTACTACCCGTGGATGCGCAGCGCGCTTTTCGCCCTGCTCGCCACGGGGTTGCTCATGATCATTGGCGAGCCAGACCGCGTGCTCGTCAACACGACGTTCTGGCTGAAGATGGCCCTGGTCATAAGTGTGTTCACACTGGCATGGCGGCTCCGGCGTCCCTTCCTACGCCCCGCTGCCCCTGCACAAAGCGATGGTGAGACCCGTCCCGTCAAGATGCTTGCCTGGCTGTTGATCGCCTTGTGGTGCGTCGTGATCATCTGCGGCCGCTGGATCGCCTACTGATCCAAGCGTTTTCAACGAAAGCTCTCAGGTATTCGCCATGGACATTCAATCAATACTGCAAGCCCTCGAGGACACCTCTGTCGCCACTCTGGTTCGAGAGTCGGGCTCCGCTTTTCCAGCCCTTGAATCGGTGCATGTGATCGGCATTGCCCTTGTGTTCGGGACCATCGCCGTCGTCGATTTGCGGCTGCTTGGCATTGCCTCCCATCGCCGCAGCACGCTACGGCTGATACAAGACCTGCTGCCGCTCACCTGGGTCGCTTTCGTGGCTTGCGTGATCACCGGCCTGCTCATGTTCGTCGCCAATGCCACGACCTATGCCCAGAACACCGCATTCTTATGCAAGATGGGTGTGTTAATGCTGGCGGGGCTCAACATGGGGGTATTCCATTTGGGCGTCTTTCGCCGCATTGCCGAATGGGACACGACGCTACTGCCTCCCAGCCAGGCGCGTGTCGCGGGGTTCAGTTCGTTGGCATTGTGGGCGGGCGTGATATTCCTCGGCCGCTGGATCGCGTTTCTCT harbors:
- a CDS encoding DUF6644 family protein, whose protein sequence is MDIQSILQALEDTSVATLVRESGSAFPALESVHVIGIALVFGTIAVVDLRLLGIASHRRSTLRLIQDLLPLTWVAFVACVITGLLMFVANATTYAQNTAFLCKMGVLMLAGLNMGVFHLGVFRRIAEWDTTLLPPSQARVAGFSSLALWAGVIFLGRWIAFL
- a CDS encoding DUF6644 family protein is translated as MTSEFIIAWIYASPLSTAIRDMLWIIPTVQSVHIMAIAVIFGAAVISDLRLAGVLATDEPVRGVVRRYYPWMRSALFALLATGLLMIIGEPDRVLVNTTFWLKMALVISVFTLAWRLRRPFLRPAAPAQSDGETRPVKMLAWLLIALWCVVIICGRWIAY